The stretch of DNA ATTGACTTTAATGAAAATAGGCAATTTGAAGAAGCTGAGCGTGTTTTGCAAGCTGTTTCACAGGATACACAAATGCAATTTGAGCTTCCGGAAGGAATAGCTATCGACTATATTACCCGTATGAGAATCTGCCTGACACCTATGCAAGCAACGATGGACTCAGGGATTTTGGAAATGGGGGAAGTGGAAGATTATGCGGTATATATTACTAAATAGCCACCAGCAAAGTCGAAATAAGAAAAAGCTAGATTGATTTTACCAAAAACCGAAGCATTTCTACCAAAAACCGAAAAAAAGCGTCAAAAAAGAGGATTAAAGACATATTTGTACCATCAAAAAAGCAAGTAATCAAAAAAAGAACTTCAAGAAAGTTCCATTCCAGTAGCCACTTTACACTTGGTTTCTATTCAAAACTTCCTGGTCAAAGATTTAATTTTTTCACCCCTAATTTGCTTAAGTTATGCTAAACTTAAATGCTAAATCTATTCTTGTTACCGGCGGTACAGGTTCCTTTGGAAAAAAATTCATTGAAACGGTTCTCCATCGTTTCCCCAAAGTAAAGAAGGTTGTTGTCTATTCCAGAGATGAACTCAAGCAGTATGAAATGTCCCAAACTTTTTCAACTGTCAAGTATCCTGCCATGCGTTATTTTATAGGAGATGTAAGGGACCAGGAGCGTTTGGTTCAGGCTTGCGAAGGTATTGATATTGTTATCCATGCGGCAGCCCTCAAGCAAGTACCTGCAGCTGAGTATAATCCGACCGAATGTATCAAAACGAATGTAAATGGATCACAACACATCATCAAGGCAGCCATAAGTAATAATGTTCAGTGCGTTGTTGCACTTTCGACCGACAAAGCGGCAGCCCCCGTCAATTTATATGGGGCAACTAAGCTGTGTTCGGATAAACTTTTTGTGGCTGCTAACAATATGCGTGGGGATCGCGATGTGCGTTTTTCGGTGGTGCGGTATGGCAATGTGGCGGGTTCAAGAGGGTCTGTTATTCCTTTCTTCTTGCAACAGCGAAACAAGGGATATTTGCCCATCACCCATAAGGAAATGACTCGTTTTAATATTTCTTTGGAGGGTGGAGTCGCCTTGGTACTTTTTGCGATTGAAAATGCCATTGGTGGAGAAATTTTTGTTCCCAAATTGCCTTCTTATCTCATTGGAGATGTAGCAACAGCTATTGCACCTGATTGCGAACAGCGGATGGTTGGTATTCGCCCCGGGGAAAAATTGCATGAAGAGATGATTACGCAGGCTGATTCTTTTAATACCATCGAATTAGATAACCATTATGTGATCTGTCCTACCAATTTAAACTTCCAGGGGTTAGACAAAAACAATTACCTCAGCAATTACGCAGCATTTAATGCCAAGCCTGTTCCCGTCGGATTCAGCTATAATTCAGGCGATAATGCAGACTGGATGACGGTTGAAGACATCCGCGAGGTGATAAAAACGCATGTTGATCCCCATTTTGAGCCTAATCAATTAGTCGAAGCAGTATAGTTGTCAATCCATTTATTTCCTACAAAATAGATCAGTATGCAAAATATCCCCTATGGTAGACAGCACATTACCCAAGCAGATATCGATGCGGTGGTAAAAACCCTTCAATCGGATTGGTTGACCCAGGGGCCAGCTGTAGAAGCCTTTGAAGCGGCCTTCGCCGAATACATTGGTGCAAAATACGCTGTGGCAGTAACCAATGGGACTGCTGCACTGCACCTTTGCACCATGGCATTGGAGGTCGAACCCGGCAATAAAGTCATTACGACCCCTATTACTTTTGCCGCATCAGCCAATTGTGTGCGCTATTGTGGCGGTCAAGTCGTTTTTGCGGATATTGACCCTGATACAGCTTTATTAGACATCAACAAGGTCAGGATACTACTGGAGAGTCACCCCAAGGGCACCTTTAGTGGTATCATTCCAGTGGACTTTGCGGGTTATGCTGTGGATCTTGAGGCGTTCCGTGCATTGGCCGACGAATATGGGCTATGGATCATAGAAGATGCCTGTCATGCCCCCGGCGGTTTTTTTACCGACAGCAATGGACATAAGCAACAATGTGGAAATGGGGAATTTGCGGATTTATCCATTTTTTCTTTCCACCCAGTCAAACATATCGCTTGTGGCGAGGGCGGGATGATAACCACTAACCGCAAAGACTTGTACGAAAAACTATTGGTGCTACGGACCCATGGGATTACCAAAGACCCCGGAAAACTAACAGAAAACCACGGCCTTTGGTATTATGAAATGCAGGAGTTAGGCTATAACTATAGGTTATCAGACATCAATTGCGCCTTAGGGTTGTCTCAGTTATCTCGTGCAGCAGATGGCTTGCAGAAGCGTCGAGCTTTGGCCCAAGCCTATGATCTGGCTTTTGAGCAAAGTGCGGTAAAACCCTTGCTGCCGCCTGTAGATGGGGGACATGCTTATCATTTATATATCATCCAAACGGATGAGCGAAAGGAGCTATATGATTTGCTTCGTTCCCACGGCATTTATTGTCAGGTACACTATATTCCCGTCCATCTGCAGCCCTATTATCAGCAATTGGGGTGGCGAAAAGGCGATTTGCCAATTGCCGAAGCCTATTATGAACGCTGTTTGAGTTTACCGATGTTTCCGGAACTCACGGCCATACAGCAACAACAAATTATTGAACTAACTAAGACCAGTGTGTTATGCGAACTTTAGCCATTATACCAGCCCGAGGCGGTAGTAAACGAATTCCACATAAGAATATTCGAAATTTTTTAGGGAAACCTATTATTGCGTATTCTATTGATACCGCTTTGGAGTCTGACCTTTTTGATGAGGTAATGGTTTCTACTGATGACGCCGTTGTCGCAGATGTAGCTACCAAGTTTGGCGCTAATATTCCTTTTCTGAGAAGTAAAAAGACCGCTTCTGACAATGCTACGACGGTAGATGTGTTGCTGGAAGTTCTCACTAAATACCAAGAGCAGGGTATCAATTTTCAGTATGCCTGCTGCATTTATCCTACGGCACCTTTCATTTCCAACTATCGTTTGGAGGTGGCGCTGTTAAAAATGAAGCGTGAAAACTTGGATAGTGTTATTCCAGTCACACCATTCAGCTATCCTGTTCAAAGGTCTTTCACGATGATAGATGATAAACTAGAAATGATGATGCCCGAACACATGAATACACGTTCACAGGACCTAGATACGGCCTATCATGATTGCGGGCAATTCTATTGGTTTGATGTAGAACGCTTGATGGCGTCTAAAAGCTTGATGACTCAAAACACCGGTGCGATTATTTTGCCCGAATTAGAGGTCCAGGATATCGACCAGGAAAGCGATTGGAAGCTGGCAGAATTAAAGTATCAACTTATTCATCAACTACATGACAACGAAAGTATTTCTAAGGGCCGACGGGCATAACAAAATAGGCCTAGGGCATATTGTTCGTTCCTTGGCACTGGCAAAAATGTTGCAGCAGGACTTTGACTGCTATTTTTTAGTGCAGGAGCCAGGTGAAGCGATCGTTCGGATGGTGAATGAGGCAGGATGCACCCTTATCGGGCTAAAAGCCAATACAGACCTTGAACAAGAGGCGCACCTTATCACGGATCGCTATTTGACAGGACAGGAAATTGTGGTACTGGATGGATATCATTTTACCACTACATATCAGGAGATTTTACGAAAATCAGCTTGTAAACTGGTGTGTATTGATGATATTCACCAAACCCATTTTGTCGCTGATGTGCTTATCAACCATACGAGTGGCATCAAAACAAGCGCTTATAGCGCCGCTACACATACCCAGTTTCATCTTGGACTTGCATATGCTTTGTTGCGACAACCTTTTTTAAAAGCTGCGCGACAAAAAAAGCGAAACCCACCAACAAGTGAAACGGTTGCCTTTATTTGTATGGGAGGTGCCGATCCCATCAACGCAACCTTACGGGCTTTGCAAAGTTGTGAGAAGAAGGCAAGTATACAAAGCTGTAAAGTCGTTATAGGTAGTGCTTATATGCATTTGGCATCGCTGGAGGCTTTTAAGCAGCAAAGCAGGTTGCAGATAAATCTATATGGTAATTTGTCGGCAGATAAAATGGTGGAATTGATGTCGACTTGCGATTTGGCGATTTGCCCGCCCAGTACCGTTTCGCTTGAATACCTTTGCGTTGGGCATAAATTGTATCTGTTTCAAACGGCAGATAATCAATCCCACTTGTATCAATACTTGATTCATCAAGGCTTGGCCCTAGGGTGGGAAGATTTTGTTGGTGACAAGCGTGAACTGCAGCCATTCACCGCCATAGATGCAAGCGAATTAGATGGTTACAGCGATAAACGTTTATTAAAAATTTTCCGTCAACTCGATTATGATCTCCATTGCCGGTTTCGACAAGCCCGGCCTGATGATATGCTTCAGTATTGGACCTGGGCCAATGATCCAGAAACCCGGATGCAGTCCTTCCAGAAGGATCCTATAAAGCTGGAAGACCATCGCCAATGGTATCAACAACAACTAGATAATCCCAAAATAATGCTTTATATCCTGGAATACAAAAATCAACCCATTGGTCAGGTCCGTTTCTCGGTTAACGGCTTTGCACTTTTAAATTATTCCATTGCCCCTGCTTTTAGAGGCAGGAGTTTGGGGACACATATGTTGCGCGGTGCCATCCAAAGACTACAAACGGACCTTCAAGAACCTATCAATGTGATAGGATATGTAAAAAAGGAAAATGAAGCATCTAATCGGGCTTTGACTCGTCTAGGCTTCCAAAGAGTGGCTCATGAAAAAGAAGAACAGTCCTTTAAATATTTATTAATAGCAGGTTAATTAGGAACCCCCTAAATGTATAATTATGAAAACGATTCAAATCGGAGACCGCTGTATTGGTCATTCGTGCAAACCATTCATTATTGCCGAGATGTCGGGCAATCATAACCAATCCTTGGAACGAGCCTTGGATATTGTAGACGCAGCAGCCAAGGCCGGAGCTGATGCCATAAAACTCCAAACTTACACTGCAGATACCATGACGGTAAAAGGAGCTTATACCATCAATGATAACTGCTCCTTGTGGAACGGCCGTGAGTTGTACGATCTTTATCAACAAGCCTATACGCCATGGGAATGGCATCAACCCATTTTTGACCGCGCCAAGCGCCATGGCATGCTGGCCTTTAGTTCTCCTTTTGATGCCTCTGCGGTAGATTTTTTGGAGCAGTTGGAGGTACCCATTTACAAAATTGCCTCATTTGAAAACACAGATCATCCTTTACTCAAAAAAGTAGCACAGACAGGTAAACCCGTCATCATGTCGACAGGGGTCGCCACCTTGGCAGATATTGATGAGTCGGTCAGGGTATTGAAAGAGAATGGATGTAAAGACCTGGTTATTCTCAAATGCACCAGTACTTATCCCGCTTCGCCTTCCAATTCCAACATTCAAAGCATTCCGCATATGGCTGGATTATTTGAAGACGTATTGGTGGGGTTATCAGATCATACTATGGGTATAGGTGTGCCTGTTGCAGCAGTGGCCTTAGGCGCCTGTGTTGTCGAAAAACACTTTACTCTTTGTCGGGCTGATGGTGGAGTCGATAGCGCTTTTTCGCTTGAGCCAGCAGAACTTGAAGCCTTAGTGGTAGAAACGGAGCGAGCTTTTTTAGCCCTGGGCCAAGTTAAATATGGTGTTCAGAAGGTAGAAAATAACAGCAAGAAATTTAAAAGATCGGTATATGTTGTCAAAGATATATTGCCAGGAGAATTACTGAGTAGTGAAAACCTGCGCGTGATTCGACCCGGAGATGGCTTGGAGCCAAAATATTTTGAGACCCTTTTGGGGAAAACAGCCAAACAAGCCATCAGTGCTGGGACGCCTTTGTCCTGGGAGTTAGTATGAAAAATAGCAGCATAGCTGTATAAAGAAGTAGGTTATATTTTAGGGGAATTATTGTCGGGAGCCATTTATTTGACTCCTGACTTTTTTTATTTAAAGGCTAGGTGAATTAATCTGAAAACCTTTTTTAAGTTTCTCCGTATACCATTTTGTATCAAGATGTCGTATATTTACAATATATATATAAAATGGCTATTATTAATAGCCCAGGGTTGCTTACCTACTATTTCTTTTTCATACATGGTTTATCATTTCCTGCTACATTAGTCGGTTGACTTCTTTGTAGTTACGGTTGTTTTTGGGTTGCTCAAGCCAATTTGTGCCATGGTCACCATCGCTTTCTTTTAGGCGCCTTGTCACATATCGCTTAGCTTTTCCATGCTATAGGCGTAAATTTTTTTAACAAACAAGAAAGGTTGTTATGAAAGGAATTGTATTTACGGAGTTCCTCGAAATGGTTGAAGAGAAGTATGGCTATGAAATTGTAGATAAAATTATTGATGAAAGTCAATTACCCTCTGGAGGGTCTTATACTTCGATAGGCACTTACTCCCATGCTGAAATGGTGCATTTGATTACGGGCTTGAGTAGACATACATCAGAAGATGTTCCTTCTTTATTAAAGGCATTTGCCTTGTACTTTTTTGATACCCTCGAAAAAACGTACCCGCACTTTCTAGAAGCAGCGGATAATGCTTTCGATTTTTTGGAGTCTATCGACAAATACATTCATGTCGAAGTAAGGAAGCTTTATCCTGATGCAGAATTGCCTCATTTTGAAACCAGACAGCTTGCCGACAACAAACTAGAAATGATTTACTCCTCAGAACGGTCTATGGCTGATTTTGCGGAGGGCTTAATGGAAAGAGCCATTGGCTATTATGGAGAATCTGCTAGTATTGTTCGGCAAAATCTGACTGCGGATGGGAAAAAAGTGCAATTCATAGTGACTAAACAATAGGATTCAATGGCCGAAATGGAGTTACTCAAAAGAAAAATAGATAGGGAGCGGAATGCTCGAAAGCAGGCAGAAGCCATTTTGGAACAAAAGGCCATAGAACTTTTTCATGCCAATGAACAGCTTCGAAAACTCAATGAAAGCTTGGAACAAAAGGTAGAAGAACGCACCAGAGGACTAGAGGCAAGTGAGTTGAAGTACCGCATGATCATGGAAAATATGGATTTAGGTTTGGTAGAGCTAGACTTAAATAAAAAGATCATGCGGGCCTATGATAAGTTTTGTCAAATGACAGGTTATAAGGCTGAAGAATTAGAGGGCCAACTAATTCATGAAATTCTTCTTCCGGAGGAATCTCTAAAGATTCTGGCAGTGGCTGATGAGAAACGAAAGAAAGGAGAGTCTGGTGTTTTTGAACTCCAACTCAAACGAAAAAATGGAAACCTATTGTGGGTCCTAGTAAGTAGAGCCCCTATATATGATTTAAACAATGTATTGGTTGGTTCATTGGGGATCCATTTTGATATGACTACCCGAAAAAAACTTGAAGAAGACCTTGCAAATGCCAAAGCAGTAGCCGAAAAAGCCCAAGAAGCGGAAAGCCAATTTCTGGCCCGAATGAGCCATGAAATCCGGACCCCTTTGAATGCCATCATTGGAATGTCTCATATTTTATTTGATACGGAGCCGACAAAGGCGCAGCAAGAGTATCTCTCTATTTTGAAAAGTTCGGCTGATATTCTTCTCGCGTTAATCAATGATATCCTTGATTTCTCCAAAATCCAGGCAGGAGAAATTGCCGTCAATCCGAAAGAATTTGATCTTTCTGGCCTTATCCGATCCTTGCAAAAAACCTTTCAGCACAAACTGGAAGAAAAACCAGTAGAGGTCAAGGTCGACATCGATGCCAGCCTCAATAACTTACTTATTGGAGATGACTTGTTGCTGAACCAGGTGTTGTTAAACCTCTTGGGGAATGCGGCCAAGTTTACGGCAGAAGGCGAAATAGGAGTCAAGGTAAAGTTGCTGGAAAAAATCGAAAAGAAATGTCTCCTAGAATTTACGGTCTACGATACGGGCATTGGTGTTCCGGCAGACAAATTGGATCTCATTTTTGAAAACTTCAAGCAAGCGGACGGAGAGGTTCGACACAAATTTGGCGGCACAGGTTTAGGCCTGGCTATTACCAAACAACTGGTAGAACTACAGGGAGGCACCATTCGTGCCCAAAGCACCTTGGGCAAAGGCACCGCTTTTGTTTTCACTATAGCATATGAAGACACTGGGGTAGTCGCTAGTATGACGACTAAAGAGTTGCCCAAACTGACCGATATTAAAGTTGCCAATTCTCGAATACTTGTGGCCGAAGACAATATAATGAATAGAAAATATGTAGCAACGCTATTTAAAAAATGGGACATTCCCATCCATTTTGCCCATAATGGCAGAGAAGCCGTAGAAAAAGCACAGCAAGAGCGCTTTGACCTTATCCTAATGGATATTTCCATGCCAGAAATGGATGGATACGAAGCGACTATTGCCATTAGAAACACCAAAAATCCGAATCAGCATACGCCCATAGTGGCCCTGACAGCCTCCGCATTAGTCACAAAAAAAGAAAAAGCTTTTCAAATCGGTATGACGGACTATATGCCCAAGCCCTTCAAACCGATGCATCTTTTGCAAAAAATCCAAAACTACATTAAACCCGAACAAACATCCCTTAAAGAAATGGAAGAAAACACAACATTTACTTTTAATGACAAACTAGATGTGGCCACCCTAACGGTACTGTATGAAGATGATTTGGAATATGCGGCTGATTTATTTGAGACCTTCTTGGATTATACAGTAAAGGAATTGGAACCATTGAAAGCCTTGATTGAAGCGGAAGACTGGGTGAATACCAAAAGTCTTGCCCATAAGCTCAAACCAACATTTTCTATGGTTGGGTTACCTCAATTGGAAGCCAAGATGCTGGAAATTGAACTTAATGCCTTAGAACAAGCCCATAAAAAAACAATGCAGGGCCTATATGAAGAGGTGGTAGAAAGCCTTAACGCGTTTATTCCCATCATAGCCGAGGATTTAGTAAAAATGAAAAAAATCACCTTCATTGACAAACCTCGTGGGCAATCATAAGAAGAGCGCAAAAACGACCAAAGGAAGTGTTGCTTTCTTCTTAGGATTGCCTTTAGATCACAAGATTTGTTAAAGAACCAAAAATTATAGGCGTGGCCTGATCACCCTTTTTAAAAACCCAAACAAATGGCACTAAACTGTATTATCGTAGACGATGACCTGATGGCCAGGAAGGCACTAGAAAAGCTTTGCGAAAAATCAGAACTGCTCAATACTATTGGCATCTGTAAGGATGCAAAGGAGGCACTGAACCTATTATCGAAGGAAATCATAGACCTCATTTTCCTGGATATTGAAATGCCGGAAATAACAGGTATAGAGTTTCTGGAACACGCCGTATCGCTTCCCCAAGTCATTTTTACAACCTCCAAAACAGAATATGCTTTCGAGGCATTCAACTATCAAGTGACAGACTACCTGAAAAAACCCATAACCTATCCGCGGTTTCAACAGGCGGTAGAGAAAGCTTATGCTATCCACGAAAAAAACAATGCTTACAAGGCCAATGCCCAAGAAGTCTACGTACGAGAAGATGGGCGTTTTGTGAGAATTCCTTTCGACCACATTTTATATTTCGAAAATGTAGGTGATTATATCAGGGTCAAAACCGTTAGCGGAAGCCATATTATACACGGAACATTGAAAAGTATTGCGGCCAAACTCGAAAATCCACAATTCTTGAAGGTTCATCGGTCTTTTATTGTAAATCTTAGTAAGATAAAAGATATCGAAGAAAATACACTGGTCATTGAGAAGAAAGTCATTCCTATTAGTAGAGCCAATAAACCAGTCTTAATGGGGAAACTCAACCTACTATAATTCATACCAAAGCCGACTAATTATCAATGAACTCAAATTCAGCAAGTATCAGGATTTTTATCGTTGAGGATGACCCTATCTACCAGCGGATGATTAAATACCTTATGGAACTAAATCCTGACCATGAGGTGCACCTTTTTTCTACAGGGCAGGCCTGTTTGCAGCAACTTGACTTGCAGCCAAGTATTGTTTCTTTGGACTATAGTTTGCCTGATATGACTGGGGAAGAAGTTCTTAGGAAGATTCGGGCTTTCAACCAAGACATTAGTGTCATCATTCTCTCTGGCCAGCAAGATATTTCCACTGCTGTCAAATTACTAAAAGAAGGTGCCTTTGACTATATCACAAAAGATAACGAAACGAAGGATCGTTTGCTCAATGCCATTGGGCACATCAAAAACCAGAAACACCTAAAAGAAGAAGTCAGTCTGCTTCGGGAGGCATTAGAGGTAAAATATGAAATTGGCAATGCTGTCATTGGCAACAGTAATGTTATGCAGCCAGTCTTCAAACTGATGGAAAAAGCGGGCCAAAGCAATATTACGGTTTCTCTTAATGGTGCGACTGGAACCGGAAAAGAAGTTATTGCCAAAAGCATCCATTTCATTTCTACCCGTCGGAAAGGTCCATTTGTTCCCGTAAATATGGGGGCTATCCCTAAAGAATTAGTTGAAAGTGAGTTATTTGGTCATGAAAAAGGGGCTTTTACAGGCGCTATGGCTCGCAAGAAAGGCCAATTCGAGTTAGCCAATGACGGAACACTGTTCTTAGATGAAATAGCCGAAATGGAGTTGAGTATGCAGACCAAACTCCTACGAGCACTGCAAGAAAGAGAAATCGTCAGGGTTGGTGGTGAAAAAGCCATTCCTTTTGATGCCCGAATCATTATCGCTACACACAAAGACTTAGGTGAGGAAGTTCGACAGGGCCGGTTTAGAGAAGATTTGTATTATCGTTTATTAGGACTCAATATAAAACTTCCGCTATTGTGGGAAAGAGAAAATGACATCCTTTTGCTCGCCCAATTCTTCTTGGACAAATTTACCGAACAAAATCAAATGCCATTAATGACCATTTCCAAAGAGGCAAAGAGCAAACTCCTCGCCTATAGTTATCCAGGCAATGTGAGAGAGCTTAAAGCGATCATGGAGTTGGCTGCCGTAATGGCTTCTTCCAAAGTCATCCAAGCAGAAGACATTCAATTCAACAGTATAAAACGAGAAGCTGGTTTTTTGACAAAAGAACTTACGTTGGAGGGGTATAAAAACCTGATCATAACGGCTTTTCTTGAAAAATATGATGACGATGTTATGCTGGTCGCTCAAAAGCTAGATATCGGAAAATCAACCATTTATAGGCTCTTAAAAGAGGAGAAACATAAAAATTAAACGCCATACAATGTTGATAGAACATTTACAACAAGAAAAAATAATCGACATGCTAACACAAATGCCTTTTCAGGAAGGAGAGGTGTTTATGTTATTAATTGCTACTGAAAGTGCGGAAGCAGTTCAAGATTTAATTGCCAGTCTTCAGCGCAAACAAATTCCCTTTTTTGGTGCCATCTTCCCCGGCCTGATTCATGGTAAAAGGGAGATAAAGGAAGGGGTGATCATTAAGAAATGGAAAACAGCAGGCCCCCCTGTCATCATTAAAGGGCTTGCCTCAAAGCAATTGGAGGGATTTGAAAACCTGCATGTTCCCGAGGGAAATTATAAGCTAACGGCCTTCACTTTTGTCGATGGACTTACTTATCACATTGATAATTTATTGGAAAAGCTCAATAACCTATACGGTGACCGCTTAAATTTTATCGGCGGAGGCGCTGGTACCATGAGTTTTCAAAACCAAGTTTGTGTTTTCTCCAATGAAGGTTTTTTTGAAGATGCTGCGGTTATTTGTTTGGTTGACCACAAAGTGCAATTAGGGGTAAGACACGGCTGGGAAAAGATCGCTGGCCCCCTTGTCGCCACCCAAACCGAACACAATATCATTTGCCAATTAAATTGGGAAAATGCATTTGAAGTGTATAAGGCCATTGTAGAGGCAGATTCTGGCCAAGAAATTCGGCATGACAATTTTTTTGAAATGGCCAAAAACTATCCTTTTGGGATTTACAGAGAGAATGAGGAAGATATCGTAAGAGACCCATTCAAGATGAATGAGAAAGGGGAACTCGTTTGCTTTGGAGAAATAAAACCACATACCGTTTTGAATATTCTCAAAGGAAAACCCGCCACGCTGATAGATGCGGCCCAGCACGCCCTGAATGATTGTAAAGGCGCTCAAACGGGCCCGATCCAGGCCGCTGAAACGATGGTGGTGAATTGTATTTCCCGAAGACACTTTTTAGGCGATTCTTTTTATGACGAGATTGCCATTATCGCAGATGAA from Saprospiraceae bacterium encodes:
- the pseI gene encoding pseudaminic acid synthase, whose product is MKTIQIGDRCIGHSCKPFIIAEMSGNHNQSLERALDIVDAAAKAGADAIKLQTYTADTMTVKGAYTINDNCSLWNGRELYDLYQQAYTPWEWHQPIFDRAKRHGMLAFSSPFDASAVDFLEQLEVPIYKIASFENTDHPLLKKVAQTGKPVIMSTGVATLADIDESVRVLKENGCKDLVILKCTSTYPASPSNSNIQSIPHMAGLFEDVLVGLSDHTMGIGVPVAAVALGACVVEKHFTLCRADGGVDSAFSLEPAELEALVVETERAFLALGQVKYGVQKVENNSKKFKRSVYVVKDILPGELLSSENLRVIRPGDGLEPKYFETLLGKTAKQAISAGTPLSWELV
- a CDS encoding heme NO-binding domain-containing protein; this translates as MKGIVFTEFLEMVEEKYGYEIVDKIIDESQLPSGGSYTSIGTYSHAEMVHLITGLSRHTSEDVPSLLKAFALYFFDTLEKTYPHFLEAADNAFDFLESIDKYIHVEVRKLYPDAELPHFETRQLADNKLEMIYSSERSMADFAEGLMERAIGYYGESASIVRQNLTADGKKVQFIVTKQ
- the pseG gene encoding UDP-2,4-diacetamido-2,4,6-trideoxy-beta-L-altropyranose hydrolase — protein: MTTKVFLRADGHNKIGLGHIVRSLALAKMLQQDFDCYFLVQEPGEAIVRMVNEAGCTLIGLKANTDLEQEAHLITDRYLTGQEIVVLDGYHFTTTYQEILRKSACKLVCIDDIHQTHFVADVLINHTSGIKTSAYSAATHTQFHLGLAYALLRQPFLKAARQKKRNPPTSETVAFICMGGADPINATLRALQSCEKKASIQSCKVVIGSAYMHLASLEAFKQQSRLQINLYGNLSADKMVELMSTCDLAICPPSTVSLEYLCVGHKLYLFQTADNQSHLYQYLIHQGLALGWEDFVGDKRELQPFTAIDASELDGYSDKRLLKIFRQLDYDLHCRFRQARPDDMLQYWTWANDPETRMQSFQKDPIKLEDHRQWYQQQLDNPKIMLYILEYKNQPIGQVRFSVNGFALLNYSIAPAFRGRSLGTHMLRGAIQRLQTDLQEPINVIGYVKKENEASNRALTRLGFQRVAHEKEEQSFKYLLIAG
- a CDS encoding response regulator is translated as MAEMELLKRKIDRERNARKQAEAILEQKAIELFHANEQLRKLNESLEQKVEERTRGLEASELKYRMIMENMDLGLVELDLNKKIMRAYDKFCQMTGYKAEELEGQLIHEILLPEESLKILAVADEKRKKGESGVFELQLKRKNGNLLWVLVSRAPIYDLNNVLVGSLGIHFDMTTRKKLEEDLANAKAVAEKAQEAESQFLARMSHEIRTPLNAIIGMSHILFDTEPTKAQQEYLSILKSSADILLALINDILDFSKIQAGEIAVNPKEFDLSGLIRSLQKTFQHKLEEKPVEVKVDIDASLNNLLIGDDLLLNQVLLNLLGNAAKFTAEGEIGVKVKLLEKIEKKCLLEFTVYDTGIGVPADKLDLIFENFKQADGEVRHKFGGTGLGLAITKQLVELQGGTIRAQSTLGKGTAFVFTIAYEDTGVVASMTTKELPKLTDIKVANSRILVAEDNIMNRKYVATLFKKWDIPIHFAHNGREAVEKAQQERFDLILMDISMPEMDGYEATIAIRNTKNPNQHTPIVALTASALVTKKEKAFQIGMTDYMPKPFKPMHLLQKIQNYIKPEQTSLKEMEENTTFTFNDKLDVATLTVLYEDDLEYAADLFETFLDYTVKELEPLKALIEAEDWVNTKSLAHKLKPTFSMVGLPQLEAKMLEIELNALEQAHKKTMQGLYEEVVESLNAFIPIIAEDLVKMKKITFIDKPRGQS
- the pseB gene encoding UDP-N-acetylglucosamine 4,6-dehydratase (inverting), translated to MLNLNAKSILVTGGTGSFGKKFIETVLHRFPKVKKVVVYSRDELKQYEMSQTFSTVKYPAMRYFIGDVRDQERLVQACEGIDIVIHAAALKQVPAAEYNPTECIKTNVNGSQHIIKAAISNNVQCVVALSTDKAAAPVNLYGATKLCSDKLFVAANNMRGDRDVRFSVVRYGNVAGSRGSVIPFFLQQRNKGYLPITHKEMTRFNISLEGGVALVLFAIENAIGGEIFVPKLPSYLIGDVATAIAPDCEQRMVGIRPGEKLHEEMITQADSFNTIELDNHYVICPTNLNFQGLDKNNYLSNYAAFNAKPVPVGFSYNSGDNADWMTVEDIREVIKTHVDPHFEPNQLVEAV
- the pseC gene encoding UDP-4-amino-4,6-dideoxy-N-acetyl-beta-L-altrosamine transaminase yields the protein MQNIPYGRQHITQADIDAVVKTLQSDWLTQGPAVEAFEAAFAEYIGAKYAVAVTNGTAALHLCTMALEVEPGNKVITTPITFAASANCVRYCGGQVVFADIDPDTALLDINKVRILLESHPKGTFSGIIPVDFAGYAVDLEAFRALADEYGLWIIEDACHAPGGFFTDSNGHKQQCGNGEFADLSIFSFHPVKHIACGEGGMITTNRKDLYEKLLVLRTHGITKDPGKLTENHGLWYYEMQELGYNYRLSDINCALGLSQLSRAADGLQKRRALAQAYDLAFEQSAVKPLLPPVDGGHAYHLYIIQTDERKELYDLLRSHGIYCQVHYIPVHLQPYYQQLGWRKGDLPIAEAYYERCLSLPMFPELTAIQQQQIIELTKTSVLCEL
- a CDS encoding LytTR family DNA-binding domain-containing protein, with translation MALNCIIVDDDLMARKALEKLCEKSELLNTIGICKDAKEALNLLSKEIIDLIFLDIEMPEITGIEFLEHAVSLPQVIFTTSKTEYAFEAFNYQVTDYLKKPITYPRFQQAVEKAYAIHEKNNAYKANAQEVYVREDGRFVRIPFDHILYFENVGDYIRVKTVSGSHIIHGTLKSIAAKLENPQFLKVHRSFIVNLSKIKDIEENTLVIEKKVIPISRANKPVLMGKLNLL
- the pseF gene encoding pseudaminic acid cytidylyltransferase, whose product is MRTLAIIPARGGSKRIPHKNIRNFLGKPIIAYSIDTALESDLFDEVMVSTDDAVVADVATKFGANIPFLRSKKTASDNATTVDVLLEVLTKYQEQGINFQYACCIYPTAPFISNYRLEVALLKMKRENLDSVIPVTPFSYPVQRSFTMIDDKLEMMMPEHMNTRSQDLDTAYHDCGQFYWFDVERLMASKSLMTQNTGAIILPELEVQDIDQESDWKLAELKYQLIHQLHDNESISKGRRA